The Streptomyces sp. A2-16 sequence TCCAGGGCCGCGACCCGCCCGCTGGCACTGGACAGACAGACCACCCGTGCGCCCGGGCCGGGGGTGACACCGCCCGGCTGCTCCAGGCTCGTCTGGGTCTGCCACAGCTGCTTTCCGGTGCGGACCGACACGGCGGTCACCCGGCCGGAGGCGCCGGTGAACCACAGGGTGCCGTCCGCCGCCGTCACGGTGCCCTCGAACTCCTTGGCGAGCTCCGTCGTCGTGGCGGCGCCGGTGTCCGGGTCGACCAGCCGGATCCGGGCGAAGGGACCCTTCGTACCGGTGCTCAGGTGCCCCGGTACTTCCTCGGCGGCCTCGAGGTAGAGCAGGCGGCCGTCGTACGTGCCGACCAGCGTCGACAGGGCCGGCACCTCCATACGGCGCACCGAGCCGTCGGAGCGGTCGAAGCCGAGCAGCAGAATGGTCTTGCTGGGCGTCATGCCCGGCATGCACTCCAAATACAGGCCCACGTTCGTGTGCGCCGGATCGCACTGCATCCCCGACGGAAGCGGCGCCGTCCAGCGCCGGTCGCCGGTGCGCGCCGAACGCGCGGTCAGCGTTCCGCGGCCGATGTCCGGGACGAGCACCAGGTCACCGGAGAGGAACACATGCGTGGACCGCCCGTCCACCGTGCGGTGCCAGAGCCGTTTCCCCGTCTTGGTGTCGAGGGCGATGACCGAGATCACGAGGTCCCCGCCCTCCGGCTGGTACTGCTGCTTGACCAGCATGACGTCGTCCGCGACCCCGAGGAGCCAGAAGAAGTACGACCTCTTCATCGGGAGGGACGGCACCCCGTCGGCGCGCCAGTCGACCCGTCCGGTGGTGCCGTCGAGGCGCACGGGCAGCACCGCGTCCCCCGCGCAGTAGAGGGAGCCCTCGTACATCTGGCACTCCGGGCCGCTGTCGACCCCGCCCTCCAGAAGGGTGATCCCCTTCTTCAGGCCCCGCTCCGCGGTGGCGTACACCGTCGTCTGCCAGGGCTGCCAGCCGCTGGGCAGCTCCGTCCAGCGGGAGGCGGCGCCCTCGGCACGGACCGTGCCGCCCCCGCCGTCGCTCTCCGTCCGTCCCGGGCCGCCCAGCAGATACGCCGTCAGCCCGAGGGCCAGCGCGCCGATCGCGGCGGTCGCCGTCCACAGCGGGCGCAGCCGGCGGCGGCCGGGGGTCGTGGGCGAGTCCGGGTGCGGGGCACCGGTGTCGGACGGGTCCGGCAGGTCCCCGAGCAGCGTCACCGTCTGCGGGCCGTCCGTCGTCTCCTCGGGCAGCACCCGCGCGAGCTCCCGGGCGACCTCGTCCAGCCCGGGCCGGTCCGCTGCCTTCTTGGCCAGACAGCTCTGCAGGACGGCCCGCAACTCCTCCCGCACGCCGTCCAGGCGGGGTTCGTCGTGGATCACCTGGTACGCCGTGAGGTAGGGGCTGTCCGCGTCGAACGGCCCCCGGCCGCTGAGCGTGTACACCAGCAGCGCGCCGAGCGCGAAGACATCGGAGGCCGGGCCGACCGTGCGGGCGTCGGTGAGCTGTTCCGGGGACATGAAGGGCGGGGTGCCGATCATCTGGCCGGTCTCGGTGAGGGGGTTGTTCTCCGCCGCCCGGGAGATGCCGAAGTCGATGACGCGGGGGCCGTCGTCGGCCATCAGGACATTGGCGGGCTTGAGGTCGCGGTGCACCACACCGGCCCGGTGGATGTCCCGCAGGGCCTCCACCAACCCCAGCGCCAGGCGCCGCAGTTCCGTCTCCCGCAGGGGGCCGCGCTCGTCGATCCGGTCGGCGAGCGAGCGGCCGGGCACGTACTGGGTCGCCATCCAGGGCCGCGCCGCCTCGGGGTCGGCGTCCACGACCGGGGCGGTGAACGCACCGCTCACCTTGCGGACGGCCTCGATCTCCTGGCGGAAGCGGGTGCGGAAGACGGGGTCCTCGGCGTACTGGGCGTGCACGACCTTCACCGCGACCTCGCGGCCCGAGCGGGATCTGCCCCGGTAGACGATGCCCATCCCCCCGGACCCGAGCCGGTCGACCAGTCTGTACCCGCCGACCGATTTCGGGTCGTCCTTGTGAAGCGGCACGCCCGCATCCCCTTCCCCCGTGCGGCAGTCCGAGGCTCCAGCATATGTAACGGGGCCGGCCCGCCCCGTCCCGGGAAGGTCCAGGTCCGCGCCTTCAGTGCCGCTTACGGGAGTTGAGCCGGGCCGCCCGGCGGGTCAGGTAGTCGCGTTCGGCGAGGTTGGGGGCCTTGTGGGCGGCCTCGGCGTACAGGCGGGCCGCGGTGGTCAGGTCGCCCGCGCGTTCGTGGAGATAGGCGGCGGCCGCGGTGTGGCGGGGCAGCGAGTCCTCGACCGCGGCCAGCGCGGCCAGGCCCGCGCGGGGGCCGTCGGCCTCGCCCACGGCGACCGCCCGGTTGAGGCGGACCACGGGACTGTCGGTCAGCCGGGCGAGTTCGTCGTACCACTCGACGATCTGCACCCAGTCGGTCTCCTCGGCGGTGGGCGCGTCGGCGTGCAGGGCGGCGATGGCGGCCTGGGCCTGGAACTCGCCCAGCCGGTCGCGGGCGAGGGCGCTCTGGAGGATCTGTACACCCTCGGCGATGGCCGCGGTGTCCCAGCGGGTGCGGTCCTGCTCGGCGAGCGGCACCAGGCTGCCGTCGGGCGCGGTGCGCGAGGCGCGGCGGGCGTGGTGGAGCAGCATGAGGGCGAGCAGTCCCGCGACCTCGGGGTGGTCGATGGCGGCGGCGAGCTGCCGGGTGAGGCGGATCGCCTCGGCGGCCAGGTCGACATCGCCCGAGTAGCCCTCGTTGAAGACGAGGTAGAGGACGCGCAGCACGGTGGCGACGTCGCCTGGCTGGTCGAACCGCACCCCGGAGACGGTCCGCTTGGCGCGGCTGATCCGCTGCGCCATGGTCGCCTCGGGGACGAGGTACGCCTGGGCGATCTGCCGGGTGGTCAGGCCGCCGACCGCACGCAGGGTGAGCGCGACCGCGGACGACGGGGTGAGCGAGGGGTGGGCGCACAGGAAGTACAGCTGGAGCGTGTCGTCCACGCCGGGCGCGGGCCCGGGCGCCGGTTCCTCCTCGACACGGTCCTCGCGCCGGCGCCGGGCGGTGTCCGAGCGGGTCGCGTCGAGGAACTTGCGCCAGGCCACGGTGACCAGCCAGCCCTTCGCGTCCCTCGGCGGGTCGGCCGGCCAGACCCGGACCGCCTCGACGAGGGCGTCCTGGACGGCGTCCTCGGCCGCCGCGAAGTCTGCTCCGCGGCGGACGAGGACGGCGAGCACGCCCGGGGTCAGGCTTCTGAGCAGCGCCTCATCCACCGGCGTGGCAGTCGTCCGTGGCAGTGGGCGAGGAGGCGTAGAACGGGCGCAGCTCCAGCCATTCGTGGATCGGCTTCCCGCCGGCGCCGGGGGCGGCCGAGAGTTCCCCGGCCAGTTCGAGGGCCCGCTCGTAGCTGTCGACGTCGATCACCATCCAGCCGGCGATGAGGTCCTTGGTCTCGGCGAACGGCCCGTCGGTGACGGGCGGGCGCCCCTCGCCGTCGTACCGCACCCACGTGCCCTCGGGAGCGAGGGCCTGCCCGTCGACGTACTCCCCGGTCTTCTCCAGCCGTTCCGCGAAGTCCCGCATGTACTGCACGTGGGCCGAGATCTCCTCGGGGGTCCACTGCTCCATGGGCACGTCGTTGGCCGGAGCGGGGGCGCCACGGTAGTGCTTGAGCAACAGGTACTTGGCCATGATGTCTCTCCTGTATCCCGGTGCGGCCCCATTCTGGCCGCTCTCACCACGGGGACGGAGCAGGGCACGGGTTCTCGACATCGCCGTGGGAAATTCTTTTTCCCGGCTTTCGTGGAACGGCGGGAGCCCCCGCAGCCGACGCCGCGGGGGCTCCTGCCGGGTCAGACGCCCGCCGGTTCCGGTTCCTCGGCGGCCCGGGCCGGCTGCGCGGGGGTCTCGCCCCGCTTCGCCGCCCGCTTCTTCGCCCGGCGCTCCTTGCGGAGCTCCAGCATCGTGTAGAGCGTCGGGACCAGGAGCAGGGTCAGCAGCGTCGAGGTGATCAGGCCGCCGATCACGACCACCGCGAGCGGCTGCGCGATGAAGCCGCCCTCGCCGGTGACGCCCAGCGCCATCGGGAGGAGCGCGAAGATCGTGGCCAGGGCCGTCATCAGGATCGGGCGCAGACGGTGCCGGCCGCCCTCGATCACGGCTTCCACCACGCCGTACCCCTGCTTGCGGTACTGGTTGATCAGATCGATGAGCACGATCGCGTTCGTCACCACGATGCCGATGAGCATCAGCATGCCGATCATCGCGGGGACGCCCATCGGGGTGCCCGTCACGATCAGGAGGCCGATCGCGCCGGTGGCCGCGAAGGGGATCGACACCAGCAGGATCAGCGGCTGGGCCAGGGAGCGGAAGGTCGCGACCAGCAGCATGAAGACGATCGCGATCGCCGCGAGCATCGCCAGGCCCAGGTTCTTGAACGCCGAGTCCTGGTCCGAGGTGACTCCGCCGATCTCGGCCGTGGCGCCCTCCGGGAGCTTCAGCGCGTCCAGCTTGGACGTGAGGTCCGCGCTGACCGCGCCCGTGTTGTCGCCGGTCGGCTTCGCGGTGATCGTGGCGGCCCGCTGGCCGTCGATCCGCGTCATCGACACCGGACCGTCCACCAGCTTCACCGTGGCGATGTCCCCCAGCTTCACCGGGCCGAGCCGCAGGTTCCTCAGCTGGTCGAGGGTCGCCGCGGGCTTCGCCGACGTGATGACGACATCGCGCTCGGTGTCGTCCAGGATCGCCCGGCCGGCCGTCGTGCCCTTGACCGCCTGGGTCACCGCGGCGCCCAGGGTCTGGTCGTCGAAGCCGGCCGCCGCGGCCTTGTCGTCGGCCTTCACCGAGATGCGCGGCACGCTCTGCGCGAGGTCGCTGGTGACGTCCGTGACGTCGTCCAGGCCGGCCACCGTCCTGCGCACCTTCTCGGACGCCTCGCGCAGGACCTTCGCGTCGGCCGCCTTCACGACCACGCTGAGGTCCTGGCTGCCGAAGCCGTCACCGGCGGCGACGGTCGTGGTGCCGATGCCGTCGAGCTTCTTCAGGCCCGCCTCGATGTCGTCCTGGACGGCGTCGTGCTTCGCCGAGTCGTCCAGCATCACCTGGTAGGACGCCTGGTTGGTGTCCGTGCCGCCGCCGAAGGCCGCCATGAAGCCGGAGGAGCCGATGGTGACCTGGTAGTCCTTGACGCCCTTCGTGCCGGCGAGGAGCTTCTCGACCTTCCTCGCCTGGACGTCGGTCGCGGCCAGGCTGGTGCCGGGCTTCAACTCCTGCTTGACGGTGAGGACTTCCTGCTCGCCCTGGTCGAAGAAGTTGGTCTTCAGGAGCGGGGCCATGCCGAAGGTGCCGATCAGGATCACGGCCGCCAGCAGCACGCTCGTCAGCCGGCGCCTGGTGGCGAAGCGCAGGACGGGGACGTAGAGCCGCTGGAGCCTGCTCCTCGCCTCCTTCGCCTCCGCCGCCCGGCGTGCCTCGTCGGCGTCCTCGGGGGTGCCCTTCGGGGCGCGCAGGAACCAGTACGACAGGACCGGGACGACCGTGAGCGAGACCAGCAGCGAGGCCAGCAGGGCCGCCGTCACCGTCAGGCTGAACGCGCCGAACAGTGCGCCCACCATGCCGCCGACCAGGCCGATCGGCAGGAACACGGCGACCGTGGTGAGGGTCGAGGAGGTGACCGCTCCGGCCACCTCGCGGACCGCGGTGAGGATCGCGAAGTGGCGCTCCTCGCCGTAGCCGAGGTGCCGCTTGATGTTCTCCAGTACGACGATGGAGTCGTCGACGACCCGGCCGATCGCGATGGTCAGCGCGCCCAGCGTCAGCATGTTGAGCGAGAGGTCGCGGGTCCACAGGACGATCAGGGCCAGGACGACGGAGAGCGGGATGCTGACCGCCGTGACCAGCGTCGAGCGGACCGAGGCCAGGAAGACCAGGATCACCAGGACCGCGAAGAGCAGGCCGAGCGCGCCCTCCGTGGTCAGGCCGGAGATGGCCTTCGAGACGGCCGGGCCCTGGTCGCTGACGACGGTGATCGTCGCGCCGGAACCGAGGTCCTTGCGCAGACCGGGCAGCTTGTCCTCGACCGCGTCCGAGATGGCGACCGCGCTGCCGTCGTGGTCCATGGTGACCGCGACGGACAGGCTCGGCCTGCCGTCGGTGCGGGTGATGGAGTCGGCCGGGGCCTGCGTCTGCCGCACGGTGGCCACATCGGCCAGCCGGACCGGCTTGCCCGAGCCCTTGACCATGAGGTTCTGGATCTGCTCGAGCGAGGTGAAGCCGCCGCCCACCTGAACGGTCCTGTTGGCGCCGTCCTCGTCGAAGGAGCCGGCCGGGACGGTCGCGCCGCCCGCCTGGAGGGCCTGGGCGAGGGACTGGGTCGTCAGACCGGCCGCCGCGAGCTCGCGGTCGTCGGGCGTGACGGAGACCTGCAGGTCACGGACACCACTGACGGTCACCTGGCCGACGCCGTCGATGTTCTTCAGATCCGGGACGACGGTCCGGTCCAGCTGGTCCGCGAGGGCCTGCTGGTCCTTGTCCGCGGTGACGGCGAGGACGACCGTCGGCATGTCGTCCGTGGAGCCGGCGACGACCTGGGGGTCCACGTCCTGCGGGAGCCTGGCCCGGTTGACGGCGAGCTGGACGTCGGCGACGAGCTGCTTGGTGTCGTTGCCGTAGTCGAAGGACGCCATGATGACGGCGTTGCCCTCGCTCGCCGTGGAGGTGACGCCGGAGATGCCGTCGACGGCCTCGAGGTTGTCCTCGATGGGCTCGACGACCTGCTTCTCGACGACGTCGGGGGCGGCGCCCTGGTAGGGCGCGATCACCGACACCATCGGCAGTTCGATGGTGGGCAGGAGTTGCTGCTTCAGCTGCGGGATCGCGATCGCGCCGAACACGATCGCGACGAGGGACATCAGGCCTATCAGGGCCCGTTGCGCGAGGCTGAATCGGGACAGCCAGGACATGGGTGAGGGTTCTCAATTCTGTGAGCGGCAGAAACGGCTCCTCAACCCTGGGCCATGGCTGTGCGCTGTTTCGTAGGCCCCAGGTCCATTTCCTTATACGGCGCCTACTCCTGGCGCAGTACACGCACCCAGTGTCACTCCACCCTCGGCCGTACCAGCCCCGACTCGTACGCGATCACCACGAGCTGGGCCCGGTCCCGGGCGCCCAGCTTTGCCATGGCCCGGTTGACGTGGGTCTTGACGGTGAGCGGGCTGACCTCGAGGCGCTCGGCGATCTCGTCGTTGGAGTGGCCGCCGGCGACCTGGACGAGGACCTCGCGCTCGCGGACGGTGAGGGCGGCGAGGCGTTCGGAGCGCACCGGGTCGTTGTCCTCGGCGTCGCCCTGGGCCAGGAAGCGGGCGATCAGGCCCTTGGTGGCGGCCGGGGACAGCAGGGCCTCGCCGCCCGCCGCGACCCGGATGGCGCTGAGGAGTTCCTCGGGTTCGCTGCCCTTGCCGAGGAAGCCGGAGGCGCCGGCGCGCAGGGACTGCACGACGTAGTCGTCGACCTCGAAGGTCGTCAGGATGACCACCCGGACATGGGCGAGGGAGGGATCCTCACTGATCATGCGGGTGGCCGCGAGGCCGTCCGTGCCGGGCATCCGGATGTCCATGAGGACGACGTCGGCGCCCTCCTCCCGGGTCAGCCGCACGGCCTCGGCGCCGTCGGACGCCTCCCCGACCACCTGCATGTCCGGCTCCGAGTCGACGAGCACACGGAAGGCGCTGCGCAGCAGTGCCTGGTCGTCGGCGAGCAGGACACGGATCGTCATACGGGCTCTCCCGGCTGGTCCTTGGCTGCGGATCGGGTCTTGACCGGCAGCATCGCATGGACGCGGAATCCGCCCCCGTAGCGGGGACCGGTGGTGAGGGTGCCGCGCAGGGCGGTGACGCGCTCGCGCATGCCGAGCAGGCCGTGGCCGCCGCCGCTGTCGGGGCCGTCCGGGTCGTGGTCCTCGCCGTTGCCGTTGTCGAGGACGGTGATCTCCACATCCGGTCCGACCCGTACGACGCTGACCTCGGCCTTCGCGTCCGTACCGGCGTGCTTCTGGACGTTGGTGAGCGCTTCCTGGATGACCCGGTAGGCGGCCAGGTCCACGGCGGCGGGCAGGGTGGTGCCGTGGTCGGCGCGGGCGACCTCGACATGGAGTCCCGCGCTGCGGAAGGTGCCGACGAGTTCGTCGAGGCGGGCGAGGCCCGGGGCGGGTTCGGTGGGGGCCTCGGGGTCGCCGGACTGCCGGAGCAGGCCGACGGTGGCGCGCAGCTCGCCCAGGGCGGAGCGGCTGGCCTCGCGGACGTGGGCGAGGGCCTCCTTGGCCTGGTCGGGGCGCTTGTCCATGACGTGCGCGGCGACTCCGGCCTGGACGTTGACCAGGGCGATGTGGTGGGCGACGACGTCGTGCAGGTCGCGGGCGATGCGCAGGCGCTCCTCGGCGACCCTTCGGCGGGCCTCCTCCTCGCGGGTGCGTTCGGCCTTCTCGGCGCGCTCCCTGATGGCCTGGACGAAGGCCCGGCGGCTGCGGACGGCGTCGCCGGCGGTGGCGCCGATGCCGGTCCAGGCGAAGATGCCGAGGTTCTCCTGGGCGTACCAGGGCAGCGGGCCGGCGAGCATCGCGGCGCCGGTGAGGACGGTCATGGTGAGCAGGCCGACGCGCCAGGTGGTGGGACGGTCGGTGGTCGAGGCGACCGTGAAGAGGGCGATCACGGCGGCCATGGCGACGGGGGCGCGCGGGTCGCCGGTGACGCACTCGATGACGGAGGCGGTGCCGGTGAGGGCGAGCACGGTCAGGGGGGCGCGGCGGCGGAAGACCAGGGCCGCGGCGGCGAGCGCGATGAGGACGAGGCTGAGGGGGGCCGGGGTGCGGATGCTCCAGCTGACGTCGTGCTCGCCGTGGGGGTCCACGAAGGAGCCGGCCACCATGCAGAGCAGGACGCCTGCGGCGAGGACGGCGTCGGCCGCCACGGGGTGCGCCTTGAGCTGGCGGCGGACTCGGGCGAGGGTGGTCACGTCTGCCAACGGTACGGGGTCCTGCGTCGCTTGGACCGGGGGCTGCCTGTACCTTCCGACTTGCGGCCAGTGGTGGGCGCGCGTCTCTGGGGGCTGCGCCCCCAGCCCCCCGTCGGCCCTTGCGGGCCTCGTCCTCAAACGCCGGACGGGCTGGATCGCCCTGAACCGGCATCGAAACTTCAGCCCGGGATCAAGCCGTCGTCGCTGAGCAGTTCCCGGACCTCCTCCAGCGTGGCGTCCGGGGAGGGGAGGATCAGTTCCGAGGGTTCCAGGGAGTCGTCCGGGAGCGGGGTGCCCAGGTCCCGAACCCTGGTGAGGAGGGCTTGGAGGGTGCGGCGGAAGCCCGGACCGTCGCCGTTCTCCATCTCGGCCAACAGCTCGTCGTCCAGTTTGTTCAGGTCGGCGAGGTGGCTCTCGGCCAGCCTCACCTGCCCCTCCCCCATGATCCGTACGATCATGTCGCCCTCCTCGGCGTGGGACCTACTGCTTGTCGAAGCGTGGAGTGTCCTGCGGCTGCTGGGACTGCGACTGGCCGGTGCCGCCCTCGATGGCCTGCTGCGACGAGGAGCCTCCCGCCAGCTCCGCCTTCATGCGCTGCAGTTCCAGCTCTACATCCGTACCACCGGAGAGCCGGTCCAGCTCGGCCTGGATGTCGTCCTTGTGCATGCCGGACTGGTCGTCCAGGGCACCCGAGGCAAGGAGTTCGTCGATGGCGCCGGCCCGGGCCTGGAGCTGGGCCGTCTTGTCCTCGGCCCGCTGAATGGCCAGGCCCACGTCGCCCATCTCCTCGGAGATGCCGGAGAAGGCCTCGCCGATCCGGGTCTGCGCCTGGGCCGCGGTGTAGGTCGCCTTGATGGTCTCCTTCTTGGTCCGGAAGGCGTCCACCTTGGCCTGGAGGCGCTGGGCCGCAAGGGTGAGCTTCTCCTCCTCGCCCTGCAGCGTCGAGTGCTGGGTCTCCAGGTCGGTCACCTGCTGCTGGAGCGCGGCCCGGCGGGACAGCGCCTCACGGGCGAGGTCCTCCCGGCCGAGCGCGAGCGCCTTGCGGCCCTGGTCCTCCAGCTTGGAGGACTGCGACTGCAGCTGGTTCAGCTGGAGTTCCAGGCGCTTGCGGGAGGTGGCCACGTCGGCCACGCCCCGGCGTACCTTCTGGAGCAGTTCGAGCTGCTTCTGGTACGAGTAATCGAGGGTTTCGCGCGGGTCCTCGGCCCGGTCAAGGGCCTTGTTCGCCTTCGCGCGGAAGATCATCCCCATACGCTTCATGACACCGCTCATGGGCTTCGCGCGCCCCCTTCTGACGGACTTCCAGCTCCAGCTCTGCGACAGAACCCACAGTACGGGCCCTGCATCCATTGACGCACTGTTCCGGGACGGATGCGCTCATCCCCAAGGACGACTGACCAATCCCTTGCTCCGGCGTAAGGAGTAGGTGACCTTCAGGGTGAGCGACCAGTCACCGGACGTCCCCTCTGTCCCCCTTGATGACGACTGGTGTTGCCGGATCGTTCCCCACGGGGCTGGGGTCCAACCCCGGACACCCCTTACCCTTGGGTTTTGTGTTCCGTAGCCGTGCCACCAAGGAAGAGAAGGCCGCTGTCGCCGACAAGGCGCAGCTGACCGACTCCAAGCAGCCCCGCGACCCGCAGGCCCCCAAGGGCCGCCCGACGCCCAAGCGCAGTGAGTCGCAGTCCCAGCGCCGCAGCGTCGCCAACACCTCGCTCACGCGCAAGGACGCCGCCAAGCGCCAGCGCGAGGAGCGCCGTGCGGCCCTGGACAGGCAGCGCCAGGCGCTGGCCGGCGGCGACGAGAGGTACCTGCCCGCGCGGGACAAGGGCCCGGTGCGCAAGTTCGCCCGCGACTTCATCGACGCGCGGTTCAACGTGGCGGAGTTCTTCCTGCCCATGGCCGTGGTCATCCTCGTGCTGAGCCTGGTGCGGGTGGGCGCGCTCCAGAGCATCGCGCTGCTGCTGTGGCTGGTCGTGATCGTGCTGATCGTGCTCGACTCGATCCTCACCGGTTTCCGTCTGAAGAAGCGGCTCACCGAGCGCTTCCCGGACCAGAGCCGCAAGGGCGCGGTGGCCTACGCCCTGATGCGCTCCCTCCAGATGCGTCGCCTCCGGCTGCCCAAGCCGCAGGTCAAGCGCGGAGAGCGGCCCTGAGTACGACGTCTTTCTCCGGGGGTGCGGCTGATGCCTGGCTGGGAAAGCTGGGCGGGCTGCGGAATGTCGTACGACAGGAGCTGGTGGCCCGGCAGCTCGACGAGCAGATAGTCGGGCGGTACCCGGTCGGGCAGCGGCTGAGGGTGCTCGACGTGGGCATGGGCCAGGGCACGCAGGCGCTGCGGCTGGCCCGGGCCGGGCATCAGGTGACCGGGCTCGAACAGGACTCCACGATGGTCGCGGCGGCGCGGGACTCGTTGTCCGCCGAGCCCGAGGGCATCCGGGAGCGGATGCGGATCATCGAGGGCGACGGCCGGGACACCGGGGTGCACTTCCTGCCGGGCAGCTTCGACGTGGTGCTGTGCCACGGCGTGCTCATGTACGTCGAGGAGCCGGATCCACTGCTCGCCGGGCTGGCGCGGATGCTGGCACCGGGCGGACTGCTGTCGTTGCTCGTGCGCAACGCCGACGCGCTCGCGATGCGGCCGGGGCTGGCCGGGGACTGGGCCGGGGCGCTGGACGCCTTCGACAGCACCACGTACCGCAACCGGCTGGGGCTCGACGTACGGGCCGACCGGCTGAGCACGCTCACCGCCACGCTCGCCGGGATCGGGGCTCCGCTCCAGGCCTGGTACGGCGTGCGGGTGTTCACGGACAACGCCGCGGACGACACCGAGGCGCCTGCCGACGCGGAGACACTGCTGGCCTGCGAGGAGCGAGCCGGGCGGACGGATCCGTATCGGGGGGTCGCCGCGCTGCTGCACCTGTGCGGAGTGCGCGGCTGAGCCGGTTCGGGCGAACCGAACGGGGCGGGTCGGGGTGCCGGGGACGGCGCGGCGCCGGCGGCGGATGCACCGGCCGTAAGGGGAGAGCGGCGGGCGAGGGCGGTCCGATCGCCCCCGCCCTTCCCGGTCACGCCTCTTCGGCGGCCTTCAGGCTCATCGGGCCGTAGATCTCGGTGGCGTCCTCGAACAGGCGCACCTGTTCCGCACCGCCGGCGAGCAAAGGCTTCCAGTACTCACCGAGCCAGGACTCGGCGTCGCCCTGGGTGGTGAACTCCTCGGGCTCCACGGCGGGCTGGGTCTCCGCACCGTCGGCCGTCTCGAATCGCCAGGTCCATGTCGCCATGTGAGCCTCCCGTGTTTGATCCGTTACGAAGAGCACCCTAAGCGGTGCGTCTCCGGGTGTGGGCCGGTGGGCGCCCCTTGAAGGGGTCTCTGCGCGCGCTGGATCAACGGGCACCGGCGAGAATCGTGCCGTGGAACTGACATTGCTCGGCACCGGTGCCCCCGACGGCCTACCCCGCCCCTTCTGCCCCTGCGCCGCCTGTGCAGTCGCGCTCGGTGCGGACGCCCGGGCCGCCACCGCCGTGCTCATCGACGAGACGTTGCTGCTCGATCTCACTCCCGGGGCCGCCTTCGCCGCCGCGCGCGCGGGCCATTCACTCGCAGGTGTCAAGCAGGTCCTGCTGTCGCATCCCCATGACGGGCCCCCCGTCGAGGTGCCCGCCGGGCTTCCGCAGCCGGGGCGGGTGCCGGACGGGCGGGAGTTGGCGTTGCTGACGGGGCATCGGGTGCGGGCCGTGGCGCTGGACGCGCCGGGGACCGGGTACGCCGTCACCGGGCCCGACGGCCAGCGGGTGCTGTACCTGCCGCCGGGGGGTGCGCCCGCCGGGCTGGAGAACGGGGCCGTGGAGTCGTACGACATGGTGCTCGCCGACGTCGTACGGCGGCCGGACGCGCTCGCCCGGCTGCGGGCCGTGGGGGCCGCGGGGCCCAC is a genomic window containing:
- a CDS encoding histidine kinase; translation: MTTLARVRRQLKAHPVAADAVLAAGVLLCMVAGSFVDPHGEHDVSWSIRTPAPLSLVLIALAAAALVFRRRAPLTVLALTGTASVIECVTGDPRAPVAMAAVIALFTVASTTDRPTTWRVGLLTMTVLTGAAMLAGPLPWYAQENLGIFAWTGIGATAGDAVRSRRAFVQAIRERAEKAERTREEEARRRVAEERLRIARDLHDVVAHHIALVNVQAGVAAHVMDKRPDQAKEALAHVREASRSALGELRATVGLLRQSGDPEAPTEPAPGLARLDELVGTFRSAGLHVEVARADHGTTLPAAVDLAAYRVIQEALTNVQKHAGTDAKAEVSVVRVGPDVEITVLDNGNGEDHDPDGPDSGGGHGLLGMRERVTALRGTLTTGPRYGGGFRVHAMLPVKTRSAAKDQPGEPV
- a CDS encoding PspA/IM30 family protein, with the translated sequence MKRMGMIFRAKANKALDRAEDPRETLDYSYQKQLELLQKVRRGVADVATSRKRLELQLNQLQSQSSKLEDQGRKALALGREDLAREALSRRAALQQQVTDLETQHSTLQGEEEKLTLAAQRLQAKVDAFRTKKETIKATYTAAQAQTRIGEAFSGISEEMGDVGLAIQRAEDKTAQLQARAGAIDELLASGALDDQSGMHKDDIQAELDRLSGGTDVELELQRMKAELAGGSSSQQAIEGGTGQSQSQQPQDTPRFDKQ
- a CDS encoding DUF3043 domain-containing protein — protein: MTTGVAGSFPTGLGSNPGHPLPLGFVFRSRATKEEKAAVADKAQLTDSKQPRDPQAPKGRPTPKRSESQSQRRSVANTSLTRKDAAKRQREERRAALDRQRQALAGGDERYLPARDKGPVRKFARDFIDARFNVAEFFLPMAVVILVLSLVRVGALQSIALLLWLVVIVLIVLDSILTGFRLKKRLTERFPDQSRKGAVAYALMRSLQMRRLRLPKPQVKRGERP
- a CDS encoding methyltransferase domain-containing protein, with protein sequence MARQLDEQIVGRYPVGQRLRVLDVGMGQGTQALRLARAGHQVTGLEQDSTMVAAARDSLSAEPEGIRERMRIIEGDGRDTGVHFLPGSFDVVLCHGVLMYVEEPDPLLAGLARMLAPGGLLSLLVRNADALAMRPGLAGDWAGALDAFDSTTYRNRLGLDVRADRLSTLTATLAGIGAPLQAWYGVRVFTDNAADDTEAPADAETLLACEERAGRTDPYRGVAALLHLCGVRG